TCCGCCCAGGAAAGCTCCGCCGGGAAGGCTTTGAGAAGGGCGGAGACGGCCTGCCGCGTCTTCTCCTCTCCGACGGCGATGAGGACGCGCGCGCTCATGCCAGGGGGACGATCGTGCGCCGGTGTTTTTCGTAGAGGGCGATTTCCCTGACTCCCGCCGCTTCCAGGACGGCGGGCAGGCGGTGGTAGTCTTCCGCCAGCTGGACGTGGGAATGGGCGTCGGAGGAAAGGGTGATGGGGATCTCCAGTTCCACGGCGCGGCGCAGGAGGGGAATCTCCGGATACTGTTCCCCGACCGGCTTGCGCCAGCCGGCGGTGTTGACTTCCATGGCCAGGCCGGCCTTTTTGATGCGTTGCAGGAGGGGGTCAAAGAACTCCAGGAGCGGCGCTTCCGGGCGGAAGCCGTGGATCTTCACCAGGTCCAGGTGGGCCAGGCAGTCGATATGGCCGCGGGCGATCATTCCTTCCACCTGGGCGATGTAGTCCCGGCAGATTTCCTCCAGCGGCCGCTCGGCGAATTGGGGGGTCTGGTCGGCGGAGTCGAGCATGCGGTCTTTCCCCGCCAGGTAGTGGGCGGAGCCGAGGACGAAGTCGAGCCGGTCCCAGTTCTTTTCCACCCAGGCCAGCCCGGCGGCGCCGGTCTGCGGGTCGTTGTCCAGCTCGATGCCCGCGCGCAGCGCCACGTCCGGATTGGCCTGGCGGACTAGGTCGAGGACGTCGAGGTCGATCCCCTCATGGTAGCGGTCGTGGTCGGTGAAGGCGATTTCCCGCAGGCCTTTCTCCCGGGCGGAATCGACCCATGGCTGGAGCAGCTCCGGGGTGTAGGGCTGGATGCGGTGCCCCTGGGGGTGGCTGTGATAGTCGGAGAAAAGCTTCATGGGGCGGTCAGGGCCAAGGGAGGCTTGCCGAAGTAGGCGCCGACGGGCTTCACGTCGGTCCCCGGGACGACGCCGTTGAGCTGGAACCAGCCCTGGTTCACCTCGATGGCGTAGGCGACCCGGTCGCTCTGGCTTTCCACCGTCTTTCGGTCGAAGGGGCGCATGTCGTAGATCTCCAGGATGCGGCCGCCCCGGTCCAGGAAGGCGATGGAAAGAGGGATGCTCGTGTTCTCCATCCAGAAGACGGCGTGCTTCGGCTTCCCCAGGACGAAGATCATCCCGGCGTTGTCGGAAAGGGTGGGGCGGTACATGAGGCCGGCGGCCAGCTGCTGGGGGGTGTGGGCCACCTCCGCGTCGATGTGGGCCTTGCCCACGTTGAGGACGATCTTCGCCAGCTCCGGCTGCGCGGCGGCGGGGGTTTCCTGGGCGCAGCTCCAGTCCTTGAGGAAAAAGAGGGCGCAGAGGGCGGCCCAAAGGAGCGCTCCGCCGCCCAGCGTGGCGCCCAGGGAATACCAGAGGGAACGTTTTTGCATCGCCTGTTCCGGGAACGATAGGTTCGCCCGGGAAGGGCAGCAAATCGAATCTTGGCGGGAGTCCCTTTTCCCGATGTAATGAACTTCCCCCGATGAAAAGCAAAACGCAGCGCTGGGTGGTCAAGCTGGGCACCGGCATCCTGACCACGCCCGAAGGCCGCCTCGACCTTCCCCAGATCGACCAGCTGGTGGGCCAGATCGCCGCCCTGAAAAAGAAGCGGATCGAGGTCATCCTGGTCACCTCCGGCGCGGTCGGCGGGGGCATGGGCCTTTTGGGCCTTTCCAAGCGGCCCAAGGCCATCGAGGAACTCCAGGCCTGCGCCGCCATCGGCCAGCCGCAGATCATGCACATCTACGAGGAGTTCTTCGCCAAGCGGGACCTCCACGTCGCGCAGATCCTCCTGACCTACTTCGACCTGGACAGCCGCACCCTCTACGCCAACGCGCAGAAGACCATCTCCCACATCCTGGGCCTGGGCCGGTTCATCCCCGTCATCAATGAGAACGACGTCATTTCCTACCAGGAAATCAAGTTCGGCGACAACGACAAGCTCTCCGCCTACGTCGCCCTCATGATGGGGGCCGACCGGCTCATCATCCTTTCCAGCGTCGCGGGGCTGACCCGCAACCCGGAGGGAAAGGGGACTCCCATCGCCCACGTGAAGAAAATCGACGCCCGCGTCTCCGCCCTGGCCGGGCAGACCGCCAGCGAGCGCTCCGTGGGCGGCATGATCACGAAGCTGGAGGCGGCCCGCCTGGTCAACGCCGCGGAAATCCCCATGCACATCGCCCACGGGCGGGAGGAGGGCGTCCTCCTGAAGATCGCCCGCGGGGCGCGCATCGGCACCCGCTTCGGCCCCTGATTTTCCAATGAGCCTGGAAACCGCCATCGCCTCCCTCTGCCAGGCCACGCGCCGCGCCGCGCGGAAGCTGGCCCGCGCCTCCCTGCCGCAGATCGACGCGGCGCTGGAGGAAATCGCCTCGGAGCTGGACGCGCGCCGGGAGGAGATTTACACCGCCAACCGGGTCGACCTGGAGGAGGGGAGGAAAAAAGGCCTCTCCGCCGCCATGCTGGACCGGCTGGCCATCAAGCCGGAGACTTTGGACAAGATCATCTCCGGCGTGCGCCAGGTGAAGGGCCTTTCCAGCCCCCTGGGCGCCGTCATGCGGGAATGGACCCAGCGGGACGGGCTGCGCATCCGGCAGCTGCGCGTCCCCATCGGCGTCATCGGCATCATTTACGAGTCCCGGCCCAACGTGACCATCGACGCCGCCGTGCTTTGCCTGAAGGCGGGCAACGGCGTCGTCCTGCGCGGCGGCAGCGAGGCCTTCAACTCCAACCGTGCCCTGGCCGCCTGCCTCCAGGCCGGGCTCTTCCGCGCCGGGCTGCCCCAGGAGGCCATCCAGATCCTGCCCACCACCGACCGGGAGGCCATCGGCATCCTCTGCCGCCAGAGCGATTCCATCGACCTCCTCATTCCCCGGGGCGGGCAGGGTCTGATCGAAACGGTCGCCGCCCAGGCCCGCATGCCGGTCATCAAGCATTACAACGGCATCTGCCACGTCTACGTCCATGCCCAGGCTGACCCGGACATGGCGGAAAAGATCGTCCTCAACGCCAAGGTGCAGCGCCCCGGCGTGTGCAACGCCGTGGAGACCCTCCTGGTCGACCGGGAGACGGCGGCGGAATTCGTGCCCCGCATCGTCGCTCGGCTGCGGGCGGAGGGCGTGGAGGTGCGGGGGGACGTGGAGACCCGCGCCTTCGGCGGGGAGGCGGTCTTGCCCGCCACGGAGGCCGATTGGTCGACCGAATACCTCGACCTGATCCTTTCCGTCCGCGTCGTCGGGGGGATCGAGGAGGCGGTCGACCACGTGGAACGCTACGGCTCCCACCATTCCGACACCATCGTGACCCGGAACGAGACCGCGGCGCGGCGTTTCCTGGCGGAGGTCGACTCCGCCACCGTCTATTGGAACGCCTCCACCCGCTTCACGGATGGGGAGCAATTCGGCTTCGGCGCGGAGATCGGCATCAGCACGGACAAGATCCACGCCCGCGGCCCCATGGGGCTGGAAGAGCTGACCTCCTACAAATACGTGATCGAGGGGACCGGACAGGTCCGGGAATGATCCGCCGCGCCGCCGTTTCCGACGCGGCGGCCATCGCGCGGCTTCACGTCGCCAGCTGGCGGACGACTTACGCGGGCATCGTCGATGCCGCTTATCTCGATTCCCTGAACGAAACCGCCCGCGTTCCCGGCTGGGAGGAGCAGCTGAAAAATCCAGCGCTGGACTGCCTCGTCGCGGAGGATGCGGGGAAATTGCTCGGCTTTTCCGTGGGCGGCCCCATTCGGGAACCGCTGGCCGGTTACGGCGCGGAGCTCTACGCGATCTATCTTTTGCGGGAAGCCCAGGGGCGGGGCGTCGGCCGGGCGCTTTTTGGGGAAACGGTGGCGGCGCTCCGCGCGCGGGGCTTTCAGGGCGTCGCGGCGTGGGTGATGCGCCGCAATCCCGCCCGCGTGTTCTATGAGCGGATGGGCGGCGTGCCGGCGGGCAGCACGGAGATGCTTCTGGCGGGCGAGACGTTTAAGCTGGCCGCCTACGGCTGGGCTTAAGCCGTCGCCATGGCGGCCTGGTGCGCCCGCAGGCGCTCCGCGCCGGTGCGCAGGAGCTTCTCCGTCGTCTCCCAGCTGATGCAGCTGTCGGTGATCGACTGGCCGGGGCGGATCGCGCCGCCGGGATTGGGGAAGGCCTGGCGGCCTTCTTCCAGGTTGCTCTCCAGCATCGCGCCCAGGAGGGCGGCGTTGCCGTCGGCCCGCTGGTCGAGGATCGACTGCCAGACGATTTCCTGCCGCTCCGGCTTTTTTTCCGAATTGGCGTGGCTGCAATCGACCAAGAGGGTGGCGGGCAGACCGGCGGCCTGCATGCGGGTGGCCGCCTCGGCCAGGCTCTTCGGGTCGTAATTGGTCCGCTTGTTGCCGCCGCGCAGGATGATGTGACCCCAGGGGTTGCCCTTCGTCAGCACGGTGGCGGTGCGCCCCTCGGCGTCGATGCCCAGGAAATTGTGGGAGTGGCGGGCGGCGTCCATGGCGTCGACGGCCACCTGGAGGCTGCCGTCGGTGCCGTTCTTGAAGCCGATGGGCATGGAGAGGCCGCTGGCCATCTGCCGGTGGGTCTGGGACTCCGTGGTGCGGGCGCCGATGGCGGCCCAGCTTACGAGGTCGGCGATGTATTGGGGGACGATGGGGTCGAGGAACTCGGTGGCCGCGCCCATGCCCATCTCCGTAATTTGGGAGAGGAGCTTCCGCG
This DNA window, taken from Verrucomicrobium sp., encodes the following:
- a CDS encoding 3-deoxy-7-phosphoheptulonate synthase; amino-acid sequence: MNTPLQDVNISGIVRLPSPQDLKAAFPLSEASLRTVAETRETVKAILQRKDPRFLVVVGPCSIHNAEGALEYARRLRALQKDVEKEFFLLMRVYFEKPRTTIGWKGLISDPFLDGSCDMEAGLRLARKLLSQITEMGMGAATEFLDPIVPQYIADLVSWAAIGARTTESQTHRQMASGLSMPIGFKNGTDGSLQVAVDAMDAARHSHNFLGIDAEGRTATVLTKGNPWGHIILRGGNKRTNYDPKSLAEAATRMQAAGLPATLLVDCSHANSEKKPERQEIVWQSILDQRADGNAALLGAMLESNLEEGRQAFPNPGGAIRPGQSITDSCISWETTEKLLRTGAERLRAHQAAMATA
- a CDS encoding GNAT family N-acetyltransferase — protein: MIRRAAVSDAAAIARLHVASWRTTYAGIVDAAYLDSLNETARVPGWEEQLKNPALDCLVAEDAGKLLGFSVGGPIREPLAGYGAELYAIYLLREAQGRGVGRALFGETVAALRARGFQGVAAWVMRRNPARVFYERMGGVPAGSTEMLLAGETFKLAAYGWA
- a CDS encoding DUF192 domain-containing protein; the encoded protein is MQKRSLWYSLGATLGGGALLWAALCALFFLKDWSCAQETPAAAQPELAKIVLNVGKAHIDAEVAHTPQQLAAGLMYRPTLSDNAGMIFVLGKPKHAVFWMENTSIPLSIAFLDRGGRILEIYDMRPFDRKTVESQSDRVAYAIEVNQGWFQLNGVVPGTDVKPVGAYFGKPPLALTAP
- a CDS encoding PHP domain-containing protein, whose amino-acid sequence is MKLFSDYHSHPQGHRIQPYTPELLQPWVDSAREKGLREIAFTDHDRYHEGIDLDVLDLVRQANPDVALRAGIELDNDPQTGAAGLAWVEKNWDRLDFVLGSAHYLAGKDRMLDSADQTPQFAERPLEEICRDYIAQVEGMIARGHIDCLAHLDLVKIHGFRPEAPLLEFFDPLLQRIKKAGLAMEVNTAGWRKPVGEQYPEIPLLRRAVELEIPITLSSDAHSHVQLAEDYHRLPAVLEAAGVREIALYEKHRRTIVPLA
- a CDS encoding glutamate-5-semialdehyde dehydrogenase, which encodes MSLETAIASLCQATRRAARKLARASLPQIDAALEEIASELDARREEIYTANRVDLEEGRKKGLSAAMLDRLAIKPETLDKIISGVRQVKGLSSPLGAVMREWTQRDGLRIRQLRVPIGVIGIIYESRPNVTIDAAVLCLKAGNGVVLRGGSEAFNSNRALAACLQAGLFRAGLPQEAIQILPTTDREAIGILCRQSDSIDLLIPRGGQGLIETVAAQARMPVIKHYNGICHVYVHAQADPDMAEKIVLNAKVQRPGVCNAVETLLVDRETAAEFVPRIVARLRAEGVEVRGDVETRAFGGEAVLPATEADWSTEYLDLILSVRVVGGIEEAVDHVERYGSHHSDTIVTRNETAARRFLAEVDSATVYWNASTRFTDGEQFGFGAEIGISTDKIHARGPMGLEELTSYKYVIEGTGQVRE
- the proB gene encoding glutamate 5-kinase; translated protein: MKSKTQRWVVKLGTGILTTPEGRLDLPQIDQLVGQIAALKKKRIEVILVTSGAVGGGMGLLGLSKRPKAIEELQACAAIGQPQIMHIYEEFFAKRDLHVAQILLTYFDLDSRTLYANAQKTISHILGLGRFIPVINENDVISYQEIKFGDNDKLSAYVALMMGADRLIILSSVAGLTRNPEGKGTPIAHVKKIDARVSALAGQTASERSVGGMITKLEAARLVNAAEIPMHIAHGREEGVLLKIARGARIGTRFGP